A genomic segment from Thermoplasmata archaeon encodes:
- a CDS encoding deoxyhypusine synthase, producing the protein MPRRVEDLEAGDAPSLDVLVRRMDAAGGFSAKQVAEGVDLLARMLGDRSMTRFLSFPAALMATGTRGVLAGLVREGYVDAVITTCGTLDHDLARSFRPYYHGAWDLNDVALHRRHLYRLGNLVIPEANYGRIIERKMRPILRRLWADGTRSLSSAALARAIGAAIPASARSSLLRAAHDRRVPVFVPGITDGAVGSQLWLFWQDHRAFALDLFADEQALSDLVFEARRSGAILLGGGISKHHTIWWNQFRGGLDAALYLTTAVEWDGSLSGARTREAVSWGKVKPTARHVSVEGDVTVLLPLMVGAALERIR; encoded by the coding sequence GTGCCGCGACGCGTCGAGGACCTCGAGGCAGGGGACGCGCCGTCGCTCGACGTCCTGGTGCGCCGCATGGACGCGGCGGGCGGGTTCAGCGCGAAGCAGGTCGCCGAGGGCGTCGACCTGCTCGCCCGGATGCTCGGCGACCGGTCGATGACCCGGTTCCTGTCGTTCCCGGCGGCCCTCATGGCCACGGGGACCCGCGGGGTGCTCGCGGGCCTGGTGCGCGAGGGCTACGTCGACGCGGTGATCACGACGTGCGGCACCCTCGACCATGACCTCGCCCGGTCGTTCCGGCCGTACTATCACGGCGCCTGGGACCTGAACGACGTCGCGCTGCATCGTCGCCACCTCTATCGGCTCGGCAACCTCGTGATCCCCGAGGCGAACTACGGCCGGATCATCGAGCGCAAGATGCGGCCGATCCTGCGCCGGCTGTGGGCCGACGGGACGCGGTCGCTCTCGAGCGCGGCCCTCGCCCGAGCGATCGGCGCCGCGATCCCGGCCTCGGCGCGCTCGAGCCTTTTGCGGGCGGCCCACGACCGCCGCGTCCCCGTCTTCGTGCCCGGGATCACGGACGGTGCCGTGGGCTCCCAGCTGTGGCTCTTCTGGCAGGACCACCGGGCCTTCGCCCTCGACCTGTTCGCCGACGAGCAGGCCCTCAGCGACCTCGTCTTCGAGGCGCGGCGGAGCGGGGCGATCCTCCTCGGTGGCGGGATCTCCAAGCACCACACGATCTGGTGGAACCAGTTCCGGGGCGGGCTCGACGCCGCCCTCTACCTCACGACCGCGGTGGAGTGGGACGGCAGCCTGTCCGGCGCGCGGACCCGCGAAGCCGTCTCGTGGGGCAAGGTGAAGCCCACGGCGCGCCACGTGAGCGTCGAGGGCGACGTGACCGTTCTGCTGCCGCTCATGGTCGGCGCGGCGCTCGAGCGGATCCGGTGA
- a CDS encoding presenilin family intramembrane aspartyl protease PSH: protein MRSLRWIGLLALYVGAQAVALLLADPFRSAGLTSSSNPQSLAGPLEIIVIIVVAPLAILFIARRQGGISALRHLILLGIAASLYVTLYATFAIFPPGLVLLPPTAAEVVIDPALVFAAIVSASLYLALLMEPQWYVIDLVGFLAAGSLIAILGISFAILPAFILLVALLVYDAIAVYGTKHMVSLAEVVTDMKLPILMVMPESAGYDYPGAPNLKAVRAQPVEQREALFMGLGDVVIPGTLVVSAFIWLPNAPVVWGLGGNLWAGLGALLGSLVGYAVLMRIVLRGNAQAGLPFLNGGALAGYIVAYLLVFHSFSLGFGTGI, encoded by the coding sequence ATGCGGAGCCTCCGCTGGATCGGGCTCCTCGCGCTCTACGTGGGCGCCCAGGCGGTCGCGCTCCTGCTCGCCGACCCGTTCCGCTCCGCCGGCCTGACCTCGTCCTCCAACCCCCAGAGCCTCGCCGGCCCGCTCGAGATCATCGTCATCATCGTGGTGGCGCCGCTCGCGATCCTGTTCATCGCCCGGCGGCAGGGTGGGATCTCCGCCCTGCGCCACCTGATCCTGCTCGGGATCGCGGCGTCGCTCTACGTCACCCTGTACGCCACGTTCGCGATCTTCCCGCCCGGGCTCGTCCTCCTGCCGCCGACCGCGGCCGAGGTCGTGATCGATCCGGCGCTCGTGTTCGCCGCGATCGTCAGCGCCTCGCTCTACCTCGCGCTGCTGATGGAGCCGCAGTGGTACGTCATCGACCTCGTGGGCTTCCTCGCCGCGGGCTCGCTGATCGCGATCCTCGGCATCTCCTTCGCGATCCTGCCGGCGTTCATCCTGCTCGTGGCCCTGCTCGTCTACGACGCGATCGCCGTCTACGGGACCAAGCACATGGTGAGCCTCGCCGAGGTCGTGACCGACATGAAGCTGCCGATCCTGATGGTGATGCCGGAGTCGGCGGGCTACGACTACCCCGGCGCCCCGAACCTGAAGGCGGTTCGCGCGCAGCCCGTCGAGCAGCGGGAGGCGCTGTTCATGGGCCTCGGCGACGTCGTGATCCCGGGGACCCTGGTCGTCAGCGCGTTCATCTGGCTGCCGAACGCGCCGGTCGTGTGGGGGCTCGGGGGCAACCTCTGGGCGGGCCTCGGCGCGCTCCTCGGCTCGCTCGTCGGCTACGCCGTCCTGATGCGGATCGTGCTGCGGGGCAACGCGCAGGCCGGGCTCCCGTTCCTCAACGGCGGGGCCCTCGCCGGGTACATCGTGGCCTACCTGCTCGTCTTCCACTCGTTCTCGCTCGGCTTCGGCACGGGCATTTAA
- a CDS encoding translation initiation factor IF-2 subunit beta, producing MESYQSLLERARAKLPPVQIGSDRFQVPEPDVMTDGKNTVVRNFQEIAGVLRREPDHVIQYLAKELGCPGVLDLPRGVLKSRLTKDQIALRIREYTAKYVICSECKRPDTHLEKQGRLTLLVCEACGAQRPVTVRRVVAPERPKTPVVVGEVYRLTIEDVGRRGDGVAKKEGFVIFVTGANQRGTTVNAKVTKVLGNNAYAVVQP from the coding sequence ATGGAGAGCTACCAGTCGCTCCTCGAGCGCGCGCGGGCGAAGCTGCCGCCCGTCCAGATCGGCAGCGACCGGTTCCAGGTGCCCGAGCCGGACGTGATGACCGACGGCAAGAACACGGTCGTCCGCAACTTCCAGGAGATCGCCGGAGTGCTGCGCCGCGAGCCCGACCACGTGATCCAGTACCTGGCGAAGGAGCTCGGCTGTCCCGGGGTGCTCGACCTGCCCCGCGGCGTCCTCAAGAGCCGCCTCACGAAGGACCAGATCGCGCTGAGGATCCGGGAGTACACGGCGAAGTACGTGATCTGCTCGGAGTGCAAGCGGCCCGACACGCACCTCGAGAAGCAGGGTCGGCTGACCCTGCTCGTCTGCGAGGCGTGCGGGGCGCAGCGGCCCGTGACCGTGCGCCGCGTGGTCGCGCCCGAGCGTCCGAAGACCCCGGTCGTCGTCGGCGAGGTCTATCGCCTGACGATCGAGGACGTCGGCCGGCGCGGGGACGGGGTCGCTAAGAAAGAAGGGTTCGTGATCTTCGTGACGGGCGCGAACCAGCGCGGGACGACCGTCAACGCGAAGGTGACCAAGGTCCTCGGCAACAACGCCTACGCCGTGGTCCAGCCGTAG
- a CDS encoding HAD-IB family phosphatase has protein sequence MRSRGANVLRLVALDMDGTLVDVPSSWAMVHAHFGDANPEGLRRFMAYEIDDLEFIRSDVRIWWRHRPDLSLGEIGRILDRAPLMPGASELIRGLRARGARTAIVSGGIDLLARRIADELGIDVVLANGFRVDAAGRLTGEGIVRVPIHRKADVLADLQARLGVDPSETASVGNSEIDVGLFRRSRIGVAFRPEDDAVRHGASAIVEDGSLERVLDVLSAFPSDPAPPSA, from the coding sequence ATGCGATCGCGCGGGGCGAACGTGCTTAGGCTGGTCGCGCTCGACATGGACGGGACCCTCGTCGACGTCCCGAGCTCCTGGGCGATGGTCCACGCGCACTTCGGCGACGCGAACCCCGAGGGGCTGCGGCGGTTCATGGCCTACGAGATCGACGATCTCGAGTTCATCCGTTCGGACGTCCGGATCTGGTGGCGCCACCGACCCGACCTGTCGCTCGGCGAGATCGGGCGGATCCTCGACCGCGCGCCGTTGATGCCGGGCGCCTCCGAACTGATCCGCGGCCTACGGGCCCGAGGAGCGCGCACCGCGATCGTGAGCGGAGGGATCGACCTGCTGGCGCGTCGGATCGCCGACGAGCTCGGGATCGACGTCGTCCTCGCGAACGGGTTCCGCGTCGACGCGGCCGGCCGCCTGACCGGCGAGGGCATCGTCCGCGTCCCGATCCACCGCAAGGCCGACGTGCTCGCCGACCTGCAGGCCCGGCTCGGGGTGGACCCGTCGGAGACCGCGTCGGTCGGCAACTCGGAGATCGACGTCGGCCTGTTCCGCCGCAGCCGGATCGGCGTCGCGTTCCGGCCGGAGGACGACGCGGTCCGGCACGGCGCGAGCGCGATCGTCGAGGACGGGAGCCTCGAGCGGGTGCTCGACGTCCTCTCCGCGTTCCCGTCGGACCCCGCGCCGCCGTCCGCCTGA
- a CDS encoding aldo/keto reductase, whose translation MPLPGSAKPHPALGVGLWALGRWGPEDEARTKATIGRAWEAGLRWFDTAEVYGNGRSERVLGEVLRRAAGEAPEAFVVTKVSWEHLRPEQVRSSLINSLERLGRRSVDLYLVHAPDPRVPLAETMPALEAAWKDGRVGAIGVSNFSVEELTAAAEALREARIAVNQVRYNLFDRDEADPVREYCRAHGILIEAYSPLARGLLHGRYLDGRSVPAEVRRYAHRLFEPDRLPTVLERTRALRELARSANVPLASIALHWLARQGAAPVVGMTRPEQVDSNLAAWAIRPPDRVLDAADAIARGERA comes from the coding sequence ATGCCGCTCCCGGGGTCGGCCAAGCCACACCCCGCGCTCGGCGTCGGACTGTGGGCGCTCGGCCGCTGGGGTCCCGAGGACGAGGCCCGGACGAAGGCCACGATCGGCCGCGCCTGGGAAGCCGGGCTCCGCTGGTTCGACACCGCCGAAGTGTACGGCAACGGCCGCAGCGAGCGCGTGCTCGGCGAGGTCCTGCGCCGGGCGGCCGGTGAGGCCCCCGAAGCGTTCGTCGTGACCAAGGTCTCCTGGGAGCACCTGCGGCCGGAGCAGGTCCGCTCGAGCCTCATCAACAGCCTCGAGCGGCTCGGTCGCCGCTCGGTCGACCTCTACCTCGTGCACGCGCCCGATCCGCGCGTGCCGCTCGCCGAGACGATGCCCGCCCTCGAGGCCGCCTGGAAGGACGGGCGGGTGGGCGCGATCGGCGTATCGAACTTCTCGGTCGAGGAGCTCACGGCGGCGGCGGAAGCGCTCCGGGAGGCCCGCATCGCGGTCAACCAGGTCCGCTACAACCTGTTCGACCGGGACGAGGCCGATCCCGTGCGGGAGTACTGTCGGGCGCACGGGATCCTGATCGAGGCCTACTCACCGCTCGCCCGCGGGCTCCTGCACGGCCGGTACCTCGACGGCCGCTCGGTTCCCGCGGAGGTGCGCCGCTACGCCCACCGCCTGTTCGAGCCGGATCGCCTGCCGACGGTCCTTGAGCGCACCCGCGCGCTGCGCGAGCTCGCCCGGAGCGCGAACGTGCCCCTCGCGTCGATCGCGCTGCACTGGCTCGCCCGCCAGGGCGCCGCGCCGGTCGTGGGGATGACCCGGCCCGAGCAGGTCGACTCGAACCTCGCCGCCTGGGCGATCCGCCCGCCGGACCGGGTCCTCGACGCGGCGGATGCGATCGCGCGGGGCGAACGTGCTTAG
- a CDS encoding valine--tRNA ligase, with product MTDPGLPTRFDAAAIDARWQEAWERAGIFRAKERPDGPTFSMVLPPPNVTGVLTLGHMLGDSVMDALVRRARMQGRATLWVPGVDHAGLATQVEVRRRLAKEGVRFEELSREAALAELERWRAEHERRIIEQTRAGGFSVDWSRFRYTMDPASVRATRDAFVALYRDGLVYRGERMVNWDPRLRTAISDLEVVNTEEETTLVHVRYPFADGGLGGIEVATVRPETIFGDVAVAVHPDDPRYADAVGRYVSVPISHRRVPVITDPAVDPTFGAGALKITPRHDPVDREIALRHPELATPVEIFDESARLTGAGVPAEFHGYEREEARAKVIAALDHAGLLVRSEPYRHSIGRSERSDAVVEPRLSTQWFVRMAPLAAPVVAAVRAGEIRIHPERWNRAFFRWMDGIQDWCISRQILWGHPIPVHTCRACGTANVALETPTRCERCGSSELSPDPDVLDTWFTSWLWPFATLGWPERTELLERYYPTSVLVTGRDIMFFWVARMMMSGYRFRGDRPFRDVYFTGMVQDETGRRMSKHLGNSPEPLDLIRERGADALRFGLLFPNPASEDGPFGMAVLDGARNFLTKLWNLVRFAAPHVSAGGDAVRDAPSLTRGARLENRWVLSRYRRAAEESEAELDGFEPSRAAAVLYRFVWHELADRYVEIAKDALAGRQGEPAARETRATLRFVIDRTLRRLHPFVPHLSEELWHALPHDGEFLATAPWPAADEVAPDAEAELEMETVLEAVRLLRNLRADEAIAAPAVPAAWIRPSGPEVARVLERETATVTRLARVGPLEFLSAGAASPPGAAGRVAELGECYLARPAPAAGETEALERERAKLTRLLDKEQRRLADEGFCARAPPEVVRATRDKARELAERIRRIDEHLRPGV from the coding sequence CTGACGGACCCCGGCCTTCCGACCCGCTTCGACGCCGCCGCGATCGACGCGCGCTGGCAGGAGGCCTGGGAGCGGGCGGGGATCTTCCGCGCGAAGGAGCGGCCCGACGGGCCGACGTTCTCGATGGTCCTGCCGCCACCGAACGTCACCGGCGTCCTGACGCTCGGCCACATGCTCGGCGACAGTGTCATGGACGCCCTCGTGCGCCGGGCCCGGATGCAGGGACGTGCGACCCTCTGGGTCCCGGGGGTAGACCACGCCGGCCTCGCGACGCAGGTCGAGGTGCGGCGGCGGCTCGCGAAGGAAGGGGTCCGCTTCGAGGAGTTGAGCCGCGAGGCCGCGCTCGCCGAGCTCGAGCGCTGGCGGGCGGAGCACGAGCGGCGGATCATCGAGCAGACCCGCGCCGGCGGTTTCTCGGTCGACTGGAGCCGGTTCCGCTACACGATGGACCCGGCCAGCGTCCGGGCCACCCGCGACGCGTTCGTCGCGCTGTACCGCGACGGCCTCGTCTACCGCGGCGAGCGGATGGTCAACTGGGACCCCCGGCTGCGGACCGCGATCTCCGACCTCGAGGTCGTGAACACCGAGGAGGAGACGACGCTCGTCCACGTCCGCTACCCCTTCGCCGACGGCGGTCTCGGCGGGATCGAAGTGGCGACCGTCCGCCCCGAGACGATCTTCGGGGACGTCGCCGTTGCTGTCCACCCGGACGACCCGCGCTACGCCGACGCGGTCGGCCGGTACGTGAGTGTCCCGATCTCCCACCGGCGCGTGCCCGTGATCACCGATCCCGCGGTGGACCCGACCTTCGGCGCCGGCGCGCTCAAGATCACGCCGCGGCACGACCCCGTCGATCGCGAGATCGCCCTCCGGCACCCCGAGCTCGCGACGCCGGTCGAGATCTTCGACGAGAGCGCCCGCCTCACGGGCGCCGGCGTCCCCGCGGAGTTCCACGGCTACGAGCGGGAAGAGGCGCGCGCGAAGGTGATCGCCGCGCTCGATCACGCCGGGCTCCTCGTCCGATCCGAGCCCTACCGTCACTCGATCGGGCGGTCGGAGCGCTCGGACGCGGTCGTGGAGCCGAGGCTCTCGACGCAGTGGTTCGTGCGGATGGCCCCGCTCGCCGCACCGGTCGTGGCCGCGGTCCGTGCCGGGGAGATCCGGATCCATCCCGAGCGCTGGAACCGGGCGTTCTTCCGGTGGATGGACGGGATCCAGGACTGGTGCATCTCGCGCCAGATCCTCTGGGGGCATCCGATCCCCGTGCACACGTGCCGTGCCTGCGGGACGGCGAACGTCGCGCTCGAGACGCCGACGCGCTGCGAGCGCTGCGGCTCGAGCGAGCTGTCGCCCGACCCGGACGTGCTCGACACCTGGTTCACCTCCTGGCTCTGGCCGTTCGCGACCCTCGGCTGGCCCGAGCGAACGGAGCTGCTCGAGCGCTACTACCCGACGAGCGTCCTCGTCACGGGCCGCGACATCATGTTCTTCTGGGTCGCCCGGATGATGATGAGCGGCTACCGCTTCCGCGGCGATCGCCCGTTCCGCGACGTCTACTTCACCGGCATGGTGCAGGACGAGACGGGACGGCGGATGTCGAAGCACCTCGGCAACTCCCCCGAGCCCCTCGACCTCATCCGCGAGCGCGGCGCGGACGCGCTGCGCTTCGGCCTTTTGTTCCCGAACCCCGCCTCGGAGGACGGGCCCTTCGGGATGGCGGTGCTCGACGGGGCCCGCAACTTCCTCACGAAGCTGTGGAACCTCGTCCGCTTCGCCGCCCCGCACGTCTCGGCCGGGGGCGACGCGGTGCGCGACGCGCCGTCGTTGACGCGGGGCGCGCGTCTCGAGAACCGCTGGGTCCTCTCGCGTTACCGTCGGGCCGCGGAGGAGTCGGAAGCCGAGCTCGACGGCTTCGAGCCCTCCCGGGCGGCCGCGGTCCTCTACCGCTTCGTCTGGCACGAGCTCGCGGACCGGTACGTCGAGATCGCCAAGGACGCGCTCGCCGGCCGACAGGGTGAGCCCGCGGCCCGCGAGACGCGCGCCACGCTGCGGTTCGTGATCGACCGAACCCTGCGTCGTCTCCACCCGTTCGTCCCGCATCTCTCCGAGGAGCTCTGGCATGCCCTCCCGCACGACGGCGAGTTCCTCGCGACGGCCCCTTGGCCCGCCGCGGACGAGGTCGCGCCGGACGCCGAAGCGGAGCTCGAGATGGAGACCGTGCTCGAGGCGGTCCGACTGCTGCGCAACCTCCGGGCGGACGAGGCGATCGCCGCGCCCGCCGTGCCGGCCGCCTGGATCCGCCCGTCGGGGCCCGAGGTCGCCCGGGTCCTCGAGCGGGAGACGGCGACCGTGACGCGCCTCGCACGGGTGGGCCCGCTCGAGTTCCTGTCCGCCGGTGCCGCTTCGCCTCCGGGCGCGGCGGGGCGGGTGGCGGAGCTCGGCGAATGCTACCTGGCCCGACCGGCCCCGGCGGCCGGGGAGACCGAGGCGCTCGAGCGCGAGCGCGCCAAGCTCACCCGCCTCCTCGACAAGGAACAACGCCGGCTCGCGGACGAGGGGTTTTGCGCCCGCGCGCCGCCCGAGGTCGTCCGCGCGACGAGGGACAAGGCCCGGGAGCTCGCGGAGCGGATCCGGCGCATCGACGAGCACTTGAGACCGGGCGTTTAG
- a CDS encoding ABC transporter ATP-binding protein: MAPGEPPPTGPPLVIEELSIAYGERRAVDRLSLAVRPGEIYGLLGSNGAGKSSTIKAIVGLVPPSAGRIRVFGFDVVADGLSAKARIGYVPETSLLYEALTPREFLEFVASVRALPEAVASERAAGYASAFRLEAEFDEPISSLSNGTRQKVLLIAAFLHHPPLLVLDEPLNSLDPRSVRLMKELLARYVGSSGRGALFSTHTMEIAQQLCHRVGILDHGVLRAEGSLADLRERAARGDAPLEDVFLRLTREDEGLDAALRAMEGRR, from the coding sequence GTGGCGCCAGGCGAGCCGCCCCCGACGGGCCCGCCGCTCGTGATCGAGGAGCTCTCCATCGCCTACGGCGAGCGACGCGCGGTGGACCGGCTCTCGCTGGCAGTGCGCCCCGGCGAGATCTACGGCCTCCTCGGGTCGAACGGCGCGGGAAAGTCGAGCACGATCAAGGCGATCGTCGGCCTCGTGCCCCCCTCGGCCGGCCGCATCCGCGTCTTCGGGTTCGACGTGGTCGCGGACGGGCTCTCGGCCAAGGCGCGGATCGGCTACGTTCCCGAGACCTCGCTGCTCTACGAGGCGCTCACGCCGCGCGAGTTCCTGGAGTTCGTCGCGAGCGTCCGCGCGCTGCCGGAAGCGGTCGCCTCCGAGCGCGCCGCCGGCTACGCGAGCGCCTTCCGCCTCGAGGCCGAGTTCGACGAGCCGATCTCCTCGCTCTCCAACGGGACCCGCCAGAAGGTCCTCCTGATCGCCGCGTTCCTCCACCATCCTCCGTTGCTCGTGCTCGACGAGCCGCTCAACAGCCTCGATCCGCGCTCCGTCCGCCTCATGAAGGAGCTGCTCGCGCGCTACGTGGGGAGCAGCGGCCGAGGCGCCCTGTTCTCGACGCACACCATGGAGATCGCCCAGCAGCTCTGCCACCGCGTCGGGATCCTCGATCACGGCGTCCTGCGCGCGGAGGGCTCGCTCGCCGATCTGCGCGAGCGCGCGGCGCGCGGCGACGCACCCCTCGAGGACGTCTTCCTGCGGCTCACGCGCGAGGACGAGGGCCTCGATGCGGCCCTCCGCGCGATGGAGGGCCGCCGATGA